In Topomyia yanbarensis strain Yona2022 chromosome 2, ASM3024719v1, whole genome shotgun sequence, one DNA window encodes the following:
- the LOC131679627 gene encoding coiled-coil-helix-coiled-coil-helix domain-containing protein 2-like: protein MTATSQGLGLKSKISGTPGCVAAIGLPSDIALTRIFSGSDSKEAATEAQTALVKQYAPAGRCSWKITQFRSCAQEQADLTLCEGFNESLRH, encoded by the coding sequence ATGACAGCCACCagccagggacttggattaaagtcaAAAATATCAGGTACGCCAGGttgtgttgctgcaatcggtttgccgtcGGACATTGCCCTAACCAGAATATTCAGtggttccgattcgaaggaggcAGCCACAGAAGCACAGACTGCTTTGGTTAagcaatacgctccggcagGACGATGCTCGTGGAAGATCACGCAGTTCCGGTCCTGTGCACAAGAACAGGCCGATTTGACCCTgtgcgaaggtttcaacgagtcGCTCAGGCattag